TCAATTCATTATTGGTAGCATCATCGATGATTAAAAATTCTTTCTTCAATACCTGATTCACTTCCCCGATCACCAATTCTCCTTCGCGTTCTGAATATCTTTTATAGACATCGTCTTTCTCGAGTTCCATAACACGAGAAACCAATGTTTGTCTGGCGGCCATAATGGCACGGCGACCAAAATCATCTAGTTCCAATTGTTCGTAACATTCCAGACCAACTTCATAATCTTCATCTATGGCCATGGCTTCAGAAATGGCAATTTCCTTCAAATCGTCCGTTACCTCGCCATCCGGTACAATCTTGCGGATACGCCAGATCTCGAGGTCTCCTTTTTGTGTATTGACGATGACGTTAAAATTTTCGTCAGAAGCGTATTTCTTGCGAATCATCGAACGGAACACATCCTCCAATACCCGCATCATCGTGGGTCTGTCGATATTTTTTCCCGCTTTAAATTCGGCAAAAGTTTCTACAAGTTTCATTGTACTAAATTTTTATTACAATTTTTGCTTCTGCAATAGCCGTATAAGGCAATTGCATTTCTATATTTTCTTTAATCTTTTTCTTACCTTCTTTTCTGATCTCTTCTCTTCCCAAAGTCAGCAAACTTTCATCAGCGTCGAGAATTGTGCCTTGTGTCAGACTTCCGTCAGCCAGTTTGACTTGTAGCTCCCGGCCGATATTCTTTACATATTGCCTGGGATACATCAGGGGTCGGGTTAGTCCGGGAGATGAAACTTCGAGGATGTAGTCTGGCCCAAACCAGGCTTTCTCATCAAAATACTTCTCTAAGTAACGACTTAGCTTTTGGCATTTTTCAAAATTCATGCCGCTATCACTGTCGACAAACACCCGCGTGGTCTTGCCAAACTGTTCGATGGTCACTAAAAAACAATCGCGAAAGCTTTCTTCCTGAAATTTCTTAGCGAGGAGATCCTGAATTTCTTCTGTATACATGAGCTCAGGTATTAAAACAAAAAAAGGGAACTTTTCCGTCCCCTCCTCTTAAAAGCCGCACAAAGGTAATACTTTTTTAGCGGATTACCAAGATTTTAAACTCGCATATTCATTTAGAAAACAATATGTTTGCGGGCGCTGTTTAGCTTGTTTAGACTTCTTTTGGAAATGCCATTCAACCATCAAAATTTACTCGTAAGGGCCTTAAATAAGGAATTTTTAAGTGCCGCAGAGGGTTTATGGCTGTTTCAAAACGCTCCAACGGCCGAATTAATGCATACGGCCCACCAATTAAGATGCCTTCAAGTCCCCGGAAATAAGGTGGGTTGGATCATCGACCGCAACAGTAATACCACGAATGTTTGTGTTGCAAACTGCAAGTTCTGTAATTTTTACAGGCCCCCGGGCCATGTCGATTCATATATCAC
The sequence above is a segment of the Saprospiraceae bacterium genome. Coding sequences within it:
- a CDS encoding ribosome maturation factor, producing the protein MYTEEIQDLLAKKFQEESFRDCFLVTIEQFGKTTRVFVDSDSGMNFEKCQKLSRYLEKYFDEKAWFGPDYILEVSSPGLTRPLMYPRQYVKNIGRELQVKLADGSLTQGTILDADESLLTLGREEIRKEGKKKIKENIEMQLPYTAIAEAKIVIKI